DNA from Pontibacter deserti:
CGGGCCTGGATGCTTTGAAAGAGTTAGCAGGTATAACCGGTGAAATGGATATTACGAGCATTGTATTTGGTTTTTCGCCACGAATAAATGCAGCCGGTCGTATGGGCGATGCTAAGAATTCTGTCAGAATGCTTTTAGCTCAGACCAAGGATGAAGCCTTCAGGATGGCTGACATCATAAACGAATCAAATAAAGAGCGCCGCAGCAAGGACAGCAACATTACCAAAGAAGCACTGCAGATGATCGAAGAAGATGATTTTCTTCGCAATGCAAACTCTACGGTATTGTTTAAAGAAAGCTGGCATAAAGGGGTAATAGGTATAGTTGCCTCCCGCTGCATCGAAAAATACTACAGACCAACAATTATACTTACCGAATCTAATGGCAAGGCTTCGGGCTCAGCACGTTCAGTGCACGGCTTTAATGTACACAGCGCCATAGAAAGCTGTTCAGACTTATTAGATCAGTATGGTGGCCATATGTATGCTGCCGGCTTAACATTACCTGTAGAGAATATACCAGCCTTTAGAGAACGTTTTGAACAGTTTGTAGCCAATGCCATTACCGAAGAGCAAAAGCAGCCACAGATAGAAATAGATGCCAGAATTAACTTTGGGCAGATAACACGAAACTTCTTTGGCATTATAAAGCAGATGGAGCCTTTTGGCCCGGGCAATATGCGTCCTGTGTTTGTTTCTGAATGTGTGTATGATACCGGAAATCTGCGTGTAGTAGGCGATACACACCTGAAACTGCGCCTTACCCAAGATGGCTATACTGCATTTGATGCCATTGCCTTCGGTTTTGGAGACTATTATGCCCATATCTCCAAAGGTATTCCGTTTGATGTATGTTATACAATAGAAGAGAACAACTACAGAGGCAACATCACCACACAGCTCCAGGTAAAAGACATCCGCTTTAAATAAAAAAGCAGCCTATACTTGCTGTAAGGGCTGCTCTCTTAATATTATACTTGCTATACTTTACGGCTGAGGGTACTTATGTTTTAACTGCTGCAGCGGGCTGATCTGTTCGGTTGCCGTTGCATATTCCGGTATGCAGAGCTCTGACAGTTTATCCATATTGCCAGCAAAGAAGTTAATATCCACTGCTGAGTTTATACCTGAAACAGAGCCACTATCAGTATATTGCCAGAACATCCAGCTATCTGTATGATGTACCTCTGGTTTAACTGGGCTATAACGCGCAATCCAGAAATGATAATCTGAAAAGTGTCCTTGCAACCAGCGGCGGTAATAGTTCTGGCTTGTATAGATAATCGGTTTTACACCATAATGCTTTGTAACAGCTTCCAGCCACGTTTTTATACTTGTGCGCAGTTGCTCTCCGGTCATTCTTGGGTCAGAAATTTCTACATCCAACACGGGAGGCAGGTCACCGGGTGCTAACGTAACAGTACTGGTAAACAACGTAATCTGATCCTGAACCGGAGCTTCAGGCTTAAAGAAATGGTAAGCACCACGCTTAATTCCATGACGCTTTGTTTCTTCCCAGTTACGGGCAAAGAAAGGATCTAATCTGAAATCGCCCTGGGTAGCTTTAACGAAGGCAAACGTAACACCAGATTCTTTCACCTGCATCCAGTCTACCTCTTTCTGCCACCTCGATACATCAATACCCTTAAGTGTAGCGTTGTTGTTATTCTTGGTCTCGCCACTGTTTTCAATGGATGCAGAGACTGTATTTTCTGCAATAGCTGTATTGTAACCCGTTATAGAAGAGTACCATAACAGGCTAGTAAGTGCAGCGTGTTTACTAAAAGATAGGAGTAAAGAAAGCATCATAAAAGGGTATTTGGCTAAAAGTATTTTAATTTATACAACTATCTCCTGACATACAAGCTGATGCAGTAACTTTTATACAGATTGTTAATAAAGTCAAATTGTATAAAAGCAGGAGTTCGGCTTACCAACACCATAACTATAACGAAAAGTTGCAACCTTGCAGTATGATGTCATAATTCCGTAACTTAGCCAAATGATACTCAGAGCTGAACACTTGTTTAAAAAGTATAAATCGCGCAACGTTGTAAACGACGTAAGTGTGGAAGTGAACCAGGGTGAGATTGTAGGATTACTGGGCCCAAATGGTGCCGGTAAAACAACATCTTTTTATATGATTGTGGGCCTGGTTAAGCCAAATGCTGGCAAAATTTACTTGGATACCGAAGATATTACAGCTTTGCCGATGTACCAGCGCGCGAAGCGGGGTGTTGGCTACCTGGCACAGGAGGCATCTGTTTTCCGTCAGCTTACAGTAGAAGAAAATATTATGGCTGTGCTGGAAATGACAAACAAGACAAAGGAAGAGCAGCACCAGAAAGTAGAAGAGCTACTGGAAGAATTTTCGCTGACGCATGTGCGCAAAAATAAAGGTATAGTGCTTTCCGGGGGGGAACGCCGCCGTACCGAAATTGCGCGTGCCTTGGCCGTTGATCCTAAATTTGTACTACTGGATGAGCCTTTCGCTGGAGTAGATCCAATTGCTGTGGAAGAAATTCAAAGTATAGTTGCCAAGCTCAAGAGCAAAAACATTGGCATCCTTATAACTGACCACAACGTAAACGAGACCCTCTCTATCACAGACCGCGCTTACTTACTATTTGAAGGTAAAATTCTAAAGTCTGGTACAGCCGAAGAACTAGCCGCAGACGAACAGGTACGCCGCGTATACCTCGGCAAGCACTTTGAACTGAAACGGAAAGTCTGATCAGTTAACAATTAGCAGTAATCAGTTACCAGATAATAAAACCTTTGCCTGTTAGTTCCGATATGTGTAGTTCATTAGATCGGAGGAATGAACGGCAATAATTTGTATAATAAGTGTTACGCTTTTGCAATTAGGATCATAAGGGCGTAGCAGCACCTTACTTCTGAGAAGAGAGAATTTATTCTTTCAAAGCAGTTACTGCGTAGCGGGACATCAATAGGAGCTAACGTAGCAGAAGCAAACGGTGGAATCTCTACAGCAGACTTTTCCTCTAAAATTTCCTTGGCTTACAAAGAGAGTTTAGAAACAAAATATTGGCTAAATTTACTTAGAGACACAGGTTATTTAGATAACCCAGTTGCTGAAAGTATAATTAAGAATGCTGATGAGCTGAGTAGAATAATGTTTTCAATTCTAAAGTCTACAAGAATAAATCCAAACAGTGGAGGTTTATAAAACTGATCACTGTTTATTGTTAACTGATAACTGAAATTTGTGGAAATAATTAACTCAATTGTGACGTGGGTAATGAAGAAGCGGATCCATGATATAGATCTGTTCCGGAAATACCCGCATGAGGTGCAGAACGAGCTTTTTCAGAACCTGATCAATACCGCAAAAGGTACGGAATGGGGCAAGAAGTATGGCTACGGCGATGGAATTTCTGTACGGGAGTTTCAGGAGCGGGTGCCGGTTTGTACTTACGAAGAGCTGTACCCATACATTGAGCGTGTTATTAAAGGGGAGCAAAACCTGCTTTGGCCAACTAAGATCGAGTGGTTTGCCAAATCATCAGGTACAACCAATGCCCGAAGCAAGTATATTCCTGTAAGCCCTGAGTCGTTGGAAGATTGCCATTACAAGGGTGGAAAGGATATGCTTTCTATTTATGTTAATCTATACCCGGAGACGAAGCTTTTTACCGGTAAAGGCCTTTCGATAGGGGGCAGCCACCGGCCAAGCGAACTTAACTCGAAAGTTTCGTGTGGTGACGTATCAGCGGTAATTATGCAGAACCTGCCTATCTGGGCAGAAGCCATGCGTACACCGCCCTTAAAAGTTGCCCTGATGGACAAGTGGGAGGAGAAGATCGAGAAGATGGTAGAGCTGACCGTGCAGGAAAACGTGACAAGCATGAGCGGCGTACCAACCTGGACCTACGTACTACTAAAGCGCATACTGGAAGTAACCGGTAAGAGCAACATTTTAGAAGTATGGCCAAACCTGGAGCTGTTTACGCACGGTGCAGTAGCTTTTGGGCCATACCGTCAGCTGTTTAAAGAGTTGATCCCTTCTGATAAAATGAATTACTTGGAAGTATACAATGCTTCTGAAGGCTTTTTCGGGATACAGGACCAGGCAGGAACCGAAGACGAAATGCTGCTGATGCTGGACTATGGTGTATTCTATGAGTTTATACCTATGGACCAGTTTGAAGAAGAGAATCCCAAGACACTAACTTTAGATCAGGTAGAATTAGGAAAGAATTACGCTTTGGTTATCTCTACAAATGCTGGTTTGTGGCGCTATAAAATCGGAGATACTGTACGTTTTACAAACCTTAGCCCGTACCGCATTAAGATATCAGGCCGTACCAAGCACTTTATAAATGCCTTCGGCGAGGAAGTTATAGTTGAGAATGCTGAAGCTGCCATTACCAAAGCTTGCGATGTAACAGGAGCCGTTATCACCAATTTTACTGCTGCACCAATTTATATGGAAAGTGGCAAACGAGGCGGGCACGAGTGGTTGATAGAATTTGAAAAATTACCAGATAACCTTAAACAATTCTCATACGTATTGGACGATACACTGCGCGAAGTTAACTCCGATTATGATGCCAAACGGCAGAATAACATTGCCTTACAGGAGCCTATCGTGCATGCTGCACCACAAGGTACATTTATAAACTGGCTTCGCGAAAAAGGTAAGCTGGGCGGGCAAAACAAAATACCTCGCCTAAGCAATTCGCGCGAGTACCTGGAAGAAATAATGCTGGTAAATAATCTTAAACCTGAGAGTTGACCACTTTAACGCCTAAAACAGAAGAGCAGGATGAGTTTAGCAAACTTTTTAACAGACTTAAATGAATCGTTTAAGAAAAAAGAAGCAGAAAAACGAAGCCGGGAAGAAGCTCTTAGGCGTGAAGAAAAACAGAAGAAAGACTTTCTGAGAGAGTTTAATGAGATCTATGCTCAAAGCGTAGTCAGGAAGATAAAGAAGGTCGAAAAAAACCTTAAAAAAGAGTTTAAGATAAAGTATAAAGATCCGCCTGAACACTTTAGCCGTGAAGTTGTAGAAGGCAACATTACTTTTTACCCCAAATTTAACTCTGGTGTATACGAAGCTAAGATCGTGGTGCAGGGACAGTACAAGGCCCGCGAATTAACTATAACCGGAAGTGCAGTATACAGATTAAACGCTCATCACAAAGGCACCAACATAGTGTATAAAGATGCCATTGAACGGTTTGATCCTTCGCAAATAGAAAATTACTTAACACAGGTGCTGCGGCATTATTTTATAGAAGGGTAAAAGAACAGCATTCATAAAATTAAAGGCTATACTTAGACGGGTACAACCAGTTAAGTATAGCCTTTCTTATAAGAAAGGTCATACCTATAAATATGACCTTATTTAGCAATTCTTAGTTTCTGATCAAGAACACAGCAACTTGCCTATTCCAGGAAGCTGCTTAAAATGCTGCCTTCTTTTCTGGCGTTTTCACCTTGTGGCATCAGTGCCTGTATCAGTTTCTTCACCGGCATAGACTGTATCCAAACACGGCCTGTACCACGCAGGGTAGCTAAAAACAAGCCTTCTCCACCAAATATCATCGACTTTAAACCGCCAGCACGCTGCACACTAAAGTCTATACCTTCTTCAAATGCCACCACACAACCTGTATCTACCCGTAGTGTCTCGTTATTTAGCTGTTTCTCTACTACAGTACCGCCTGCATGTATAAAGGCCATACCATCGCCCTGCATACGCTGAAGTATAAATCCTTCGCCACCAAAAAAGCCTGCTCCCAGGCGCTGATTAAAGTGTATGCTAAGCTTTGTACCTAAGGCAGCCGCCAGGAAAGCATCTTTCTGCGTAATAAGGGTGCTGTTGCGGATTGTTCTTAAATCAATAGGAAGTATAGTGCCTGGATATGGAGCCGAAAATGCTACATGGCTTTTGCCGTGGCCCATGTGCGTAAAGTGCGTCATAAACAACGATTCGCCGGTTATCATACGTGTGCCTGCTGATACAAGCTTGCCTAAAAAGCCCTGGCTTGGGTTAGAACCGTCGCCCATTTTTGTTTGGAACTCTACGCCTTCTTCCATGTAAACCATAGCGCCGGCTTCGGCTATTACTGTTTCCTGTGGGTCCAGCTCTATCTCCAGCACCTGTATGTCGTTGCCATAGATCTTGTAGTCAATTTCGTGGGAGTTTCTCATAGTATTACTTCAGATTTGTTGGTTATAGTAGCAATATAAGAAAATAGCACAAATTGATGGGCAACTACAGTTTATACTTCCTGCCATACTTAGTAAAAGAAGTATAAACTATAGTTAATCTTCTTCGTCGTCTTCGTCTTTTAGTTTAGGCTTTACAGGCAGGTCATCTTCCTCATCCGATACGGAGCTGGTGCCGCGTACAAAATCCTCTTCTGTTTCTTCTACCTCTTCGCCTTCCTCAATGTGGTACTCTTCTTCCTCTTCGCGCTTAGCTTTCTCGGCTGCGTCTCGCTTCATCAGTTTCTTATCATCCACGTTCTTGTTCAGGAACTCATTTATCTTATCAATACTATAGTTTGAGATGATCTCACCGTGCTCGTTTACCTTTATTTCGAAGCCTTCCAGGTCTTTATGCACCTTCGATTTCTTTTTACTTTTATCGGGTTTTTTATTTCTGGCCATGATATTTATCTTTTAAACTCTAAGTTGTATAAGTATAAAAAGGTAAATAGTTGCGGATGATGCGTGTGGGGCTATAGTTTGAGGCAATAAAAAAGGCTGACCCGATAAAGGATCAGCCTTACTTTATTCTGTACTTGCTTACTCGGCAGTAGTGTATTGGCTAAGTTTTGCAATGGCGGTTTCGATGCGATTTATCGTTTCTTCACGGCCAATTATTTCGATGATCTGCATCAGGTCAGGACCAGCTTCGGCACCAGTTACAGCAAGGCGTAGCGCCTGCATTACCTGCCCGATCTTCATGCCATGGCGCTCTAGTATAGTGGTAAGCAGTTCCTTTACTGTATCAGCATTGAAATCAGCTAATGAAGGAAGCTCATTTTTAAAGTCTTCGAACACCGCCACTGACTGTGCATTCCACTTCTTGGAAGCTACTTTCTCGCTATACTCTTCAGGAGCTACAAAGAAATATGCTGCTTCTTTCCAGAAATCCTGTGGGAAGCTTACACGCTCTTTCATCAGTCCGGCTACTTTTTCAGCCTTCTCCGGAGTGCACGAAATGTTATGCTCTTCAAGGGCTTTTAATAAGAAACCAGCAAGTTCTGCATCTGGCTTGGCACGCAGGTACTGCTCGTTAAACCAACGGGCCTTCTGAATATCGAAGCGTGTACCTGATTTACCGATACGCTCTA
Protein-coding regions in this window:
- a CDS encoding glycoside hydrolase family 25 protein is translated as MMLSLLLSFSKHAALTSLLWYSSITGYNTAIAENTVSASIENSGETKNNNNATLKGIDVSRWQKEVDWMQVKESGVTFAFVKATQGDFRLDPFFARNWEETKRHGIKRGAYHFFKPEAPVQDQITLFTSTVTLAPGDLPPVLDVEISDPRMTGEQLRTSIKTWLEAVTKHYGVKPIIYTSQNYYRRWLQGHFSDYHFWIARYSPVKPEVHHTDSWMFWQYTDSGSVSGINSAVDINFFAGNMDKLSELCIPEYATATEQISPLQQLKHKYPQP
- the recJ gene encoding single-stranded-DNA-specific exonuclease RecJ, translating into MEKRWVYKQQVSEEITNNLAESLKVSPTIAGILCQRGICTFEEAKAFFRPLLSDLHDPFLMKDMHLAVNRLTEALHRSEKILVYGDYDVDGTTSVALMYGFLRHYTHQIEFYIPDRYKEGYGVSTAGIEYAAENGFGLIISLDCGIKSADKVAYAASLGIDFIICDHHLPDADIPQAVAVLDPKQIDCLYPYKDLSGCGVGFKLLQAFCLQNGVELEELFNFLDLVVVSIAADIVPITGENRILAYYGLRLLNGPRPMRPGLDALKELAGITGEMDITSIVFGFSPRINAAGRMGDAKNSVRMLLAQTKDEAFRMADIINESNKERRSKDSNITKEALQMIEEDDFLRNANSTVLFKESWHKGVIGIVASRCIEKYYRPTIILTESNGKASGSARSVHGFNVHSAIESCSDLLDQYGGHMYAAGLTLPVENIPAFRERFEQFVANAITEEQKQPQIEIDARINFGQITRNFFGIIKQMEPFGPGNMRPVFVSECVYDTGNLRVVGDTHLKLRLTQDGYTAFDAIAFGFGDYYAHISKGIPFDVCYTIEENNYRGNITTQLQVKDIRFK
- the lptB gene encoding LPS export ABC transporter ATP-binding protein: MILRAEHLFKKYKSRNVVNDVSVEVNQGEIVGLLGPNGAGKTTSFYMIVGLVKPNAGKIYLDTEDITALPMYQRAKRGVGYLAQEASVFRQLTVEENIMAVLEMTNKTKEEQHQKVEELLEEFSLTHVRKNKGIVLSGGERRRTEIARALAVDPKFVLLDEPFAGVDPIAVEEIQSIVAKLKSKNIGILITDHNVNETLSITDRAYLLFEGKILKSGTAEELAADEQVRRVYLGKHFELKRKV
- a CDS encoding GH3 auxin-responsive promoter family protein, which encodes MKKRIHDIDLFRKYPHEVQNELFQNLINTAKGTEWGKKYGYGDGISVREFQERVPVCTYEELYPYIERVIKGEQNLLWPTKIEWFAKSSGTTNARSKYIPVSPESLEDCHYKGGKDMLSIYVNLYPETKLFTGKGLSIGGSHRPSELNSKVSCGDVSAVIMQNLPIWAEAMRTPPLKVALMDKWEEKIEKMVELTVQENVTSMSGVPTWTYVLLKRILEVTGKSNILEVWPNLELFTHGAVAFGPYRQLFKELIPSDKMNYLEVYNASEGFFGIQDQAGTEDEMLLMLDYGVFYEFIPMDQFEEENPKTLTLDQVELGKNYALVISTNAGLWRYKIGDTVRFTNLSPYRIKISGRTKHFINAFGEEVIVENAEAAITKACDVTGAVITNFTAAPIYMESGKRGGHEWLIEFEKLPDNLKQFSYVLDDTLREVNSDYDAKRQNNIALQEPIVHAAPQGTFINWLREKGKLGGQNKIPRLSNSREYLEEIMLVNNLKPES
- a CDS encoding TIGR00266 family protein, whose translation is MRNSHEIDYKIYGNDIQVLEIELDPQETVIAEAGAMVYMEEGVEFQTKMGDGSNPSQGFLGKLVSAGTRMITGESLFMTHFTHMGHGKSHVAFSAPYPGTILPIDLRTIRNSTLITQKDAFLAAALGTKLSIHFNQRLGAGFFGGEGFILQRMQGDGMAFIHAGGTVVEKQLNNETLRVDTGCVVAFEEGIDFSVQRAGGLKSMIFGGEGLFLATLRGTGRVWIQSMPVKKLIQALMPQGENARKEGSILSSFLE